One Nostoc sp. CENA543 genomic window, AAAATCATCAGGGAAACAATCTACCCTTGGGAGTTCCGCAATCTTTGAGTTATCCGGTTGGGGATGAGTTACTTTTGTCACAGCAATTACCACCACCACAGGATGTTCAACCACCTCTGTATCCTAATTTACCTCCTACCCAACCCATACAGCCTTTACCATCACCCGATCAACTACTCCAACCTACCCCAGACACTCAACCGCAGCAACCCCCACCAGTAAATACTGTGCAAACTATTACAGTAGAAAGGTTTGAGGTGGTCGGTAGCACTGTGTTTAGTGCAGAAGAGTTAGCCAAGGTGACGGCTGAATTTACCAACAGACCTATTACTTTAGCCGAACTGTTTCAGGCGCGAACGAAAATCACGGAATTATATGTCAACAAAGGTTACATTACCTCTGGTGCTTACATCCCACCCCAAGCCATTAAATCTGGCGTGATTAAAATTCAGGTGGTGGAAGGCAGATTAGAAGATATTCAAGTGACTGGAACCAGGCGACTCAATCCTAATTATGTCCGCAGTCGGTTAGCGATCGCCACTCAACCCCCCCTCAATCGAGACAAGTTGCTGGAAGCACTGCAACTGTTACAACTCAATCCCTTAATTGCCAATTTGTCGGCGGATTTGTCGGCTGGGGCGCGTCCAGGAACAAGTTTATTACAAGTGCAAATCAAGGAAGCCAGAACTTTTAATACTCAACTCGCCCTAGATAACGGTCGTTCCCCTAGTGTGGGTAGTTTTCGCCGTCGCTTACAAGTCAACGAAGCCAATCTATTAGGTTTAGGAGATGGTTTAAGTTTAGCTTATGCCAATACCGATGGTAGTAACACTTTTGATTTCAACTACACTTTACCAATCAATCCCCGCAACGGCACCATCAGTTTCAGTGTGGGGACTTCCGCTAGTAATGTAATTGAAGAACCTTTCAATATTCTTGATATTGAATCCGCTTCTCGTTACTATGAATTGACATTCCGCCAACCCCTAATACAAACTCCTACCCAAGAATTAGCTGTGGGACTGACAGCTTCACGCCGGGAAAGTGAAGCTACTTATATAGATGGTGCTAGAATACCCTTCCCTTCCTTGGGTGCCGATGATAACGGCAGTACGCGCATATCTGCGTTACGCTTTTTCCAAGAATGGACGACTCGCAATAATCGCCAAGTCATTGCTTTGCGATCGCAATTTAATCTTGGTATAGGTGCATTTAATGCCACCGTTAATCAAGATGCCCCTGATAGTCGGTTTTTCTCTTGGCAGGGACAAGCACAATGGGCAAGGTTACTAGCACCAGATACCTTATTAATAGTACGTGCCAATACCCAATTAGCATCTCGCACCTTGTTACCCTTAGAACAGTTTGGTGTCGGTGGACTTGACAGTGTGCGCGGTTATCGTCAAGATTTTCTGCTGTCTGATAATGGTGCTTTTGCCTCCGCAGAAGTGCAAATACCTATTTTACGTCTCTCTCAATCCCGTGGTGGGTTGCAAATCGTACCTTTTGCTGATTTGGGGGTAGCCTGGAATAATTCCCGCAGCAATCCTGACCCTAATACCTTAGCATCAGTTGGGTTGGGCTTGCGTTGGTTTCAAGGCGATCGCTTCACTGCACGTCTAGACTGGGGCATCCCTCTTGTATCCGTTGACTCTCAAACCAACACTTGGCAAGAAAATGGGTTATATTTTTCTGTCCTTTATAATCCTTTTTAATCTTTAAGAAAACTGTACCTACGTACCTACTTACTAATCGCAATTGCAGGATTGTTTGCTGCATTAATCCTTCATGAACTTCTCCAGAAATTTTGCAGTTTTCGCGTTTAAATTAGACCAATTCTCCAAAATTAGGCAACAGATGCAAAGCTGGAAACTTAGCGTACCACTTTGCTACGCAACGCTACAGCGAAGGTGGAAGCAAGCTACGCGTAGCGTCTCGTAGAGAAGACAGTCAATCTAAAATTGATTGACCGCTCATTTTTTATGTTTAATAGTTAACAGTCAATATCATAAATACTAAATTTATAGTTTCCACAGGTTGACAGCATTTCTACTGCTGCCAGTAATTGCGGTTATTCACTTCTTCAAGGTTAATTGTACTCGTGATCAAAGGAGAAGGTTGCAGTTTGAATAGTATGAATACGGTTGAAGTGAGATTAATTACAAATAAACTTCACATTGCAGCTAAAATTAAGGACAAACTACTTAAGTGATAAATTAGTCTAATTGCATTTATCTAAAATGATATTAATCTGTATAATCATCTTTTTTTATCTTCTAAAATCTATCTTCAGCAGTATTTACAATAGCGATATTTTATTGATTGTATAGTTGCTATTTAGAGACAATTTTATCCTCGTAAAGAGCAGTAGTGAATTATGAAACATTACCAAACAATAAAATTCCGTAAAGTTACCATGTATAATTTCAATCTTTTATTTTTATAGTGTATAATCAGGCAAGAATCAAAAAAATAAAAATTATTCAACTGCTAAAGGTAGAGAATTGGTTTGTTCAAAGGGAAAAGATTGACAAAACTAATTTATGATAAAACTAGCTAGCCAATGAGCAAATTACTGACACATAATGTCCCCTTAGTAAAAACAACAGTTTCCTCACAGACTGTTGTGATTTCAGGCTGATAGCTTGTCCGGTAAGTTTCAGCTAAACACCGATTGAAATATATATCAGTAATCTATAGAGTTCATTTAATTGTTGAACAAAACTCCGTACTGTTCCCTACTAAAGTCAGTATATTCAGTAATTAAATAAAATTTATATATAGTTTTGTAATTTTAAAATTTAAAGACATGAGCGTGTGAGGCAGGGTGATGTCTGGTAACGAGAGAGAAAAAATACGTCATCTATTAGTTGTTCAAGACTTACAAGGGCAACGTACCATTATCCTGCACGAAGCTACATACTCTATAGGAAGGCACAGCAGTAACGCCATTATCCTTTACTCTCGTTCAGTTTCCAGGCAACATGCGATTTTACTGCGCGTCACCGTACCAGGAACTGAACAATACGGTTTCCGAATTATTGATGGTAACTTCAAAGGACAAGGCAGCACCAATGGTTTAATCGTCAATGGGGAAAGATGCGTCTCTCATAATCTCAGACACGGAGACATTATTCACTTTGGCAGTAATCAAGCTCAAGCTAAGTATTATGCGATTTCTAATCTTTCCGAAGAAGCCTTAAATGAATCAGTTAATGCAGACAATTTATCTGATTTCCTCACCGAACAGTCCCAACCTGTCACACCATTTCACACCCTAGTAGTAGATCCGAACTTTGAAGGGGCGAGTGATGCAGCATTGGCGCGTTTGGCTTCTTTTCCAGAGATGATTCCCAATCCCATTATTGAAACCGATTTAGAAGGAAACTTAACTTATCTGAATCCGGCGGCGACAGTCAAATTTCCACGACTCAGGGAGATGGGAAAGGAACACCCCATTCTGGAAGGGATATTAACGGAAGTACAAAACCGCAAAGTTAACTCCTTTGTGCGGGAAGTGCAATTTGGACAGGAAGTGTTTGAACAATCAGTACATTTTTTGGCGGAAAGTGATTTAATTAGAACTTACATTATCAGAGATATTACAGAGCAGAAACAAGCCGAACTGGAACTTTACCAACGCGATCGCTTGTTAGAAGCTGTAGCTAGGGCAGCTAATTACTTACTGGGAGAAATGGACTATGAAACTGGAGTAGACAAAGCTTTAGCTGTCTTAGGTGAAGCAGCAAAAGTAGATCGGGCTTATCTGTTTAAAAACCATTTTCATCCCCTCACTGGCGAGATAGCTGTCAGTCTGCAATGTGAATGGACGCGTTTTCCTCTGCCGACTTCGCGACACCACTGGCAAAATCAACTTTATGAGTTACCAGCCCTATCTCGTTGGTATACAGTTCTATCTAACGGACAATTGATTAACGGGATTACCAAAGACTTTCCCGCTAACGAACAGGGAATACTTCTGCGAGACGGAATTCAATCCTTATTGTTAGTACCCCTGCGCCTAGATGAGCAGTTTTGTGGTTTCTTGGGATTAGCAGATTGTACCCAAGAAAGAATTTGGTCTCAACATGAAGAATCTGCACTGTTAACAATGGCAGCTAGTATTAGCGGTGCATGGCAACGTCAGCAGGTAGAAGAAAAAATCCGCTATCAAGCCCTCCATGACTTATTGACTGGATTACCCAACCGCTTGCTATTTGATGAACTACTAGGGAAAGCCCTCGCCAATGCCACACGCTCTAACGAAAGTTTAGCCGTAATTTTCTTAGACTTAGACCGCTTTAAAATTATTAATGATACTTTAGGACATACTTTAGGCGATCGCTTGCTGCAAAGTGTCGCCCAAAGATTACAAACCTCCCTCAGAAGTGGCGATACTGTTGCCCGTTGGGGAGGAGATGAATTTACGATTCTGCTACCGCGAATTCACTTTTTAGAAGAAGTCACCCAGGTAGCCTGGAGAATTTTAAAAGCTTTTGAGAATGTATTTTATTTAGAAGGCCATGAACTTTACGTCAGTGCTAGCTTGGGGATTGCTTTATTAGATGAACACAGCCCCGATGCAGAAACCTTAATTCAGCACGCCGATACTGCCTTATATCATGCCAAAGACGAAGGGCGCAATAACTATCAGTTTTACACCACATCATTAAGTGCCAAAACTCCCGATATTTTAAATCTGGATAAAAATTTACGCTATGCCCTAGAACGAGGAGAATTCACAGTTTACTATCAACCCCAAATTAATCTTTACAGCGAACAAATTACTGGTATGGAAGCATTGTTACGCTGGCAACATTCAGAAATGGGCATAGTAGCACCCAGTGTTTTTATTCCCCTAGCAGAAGAAAGCGGATTAATTGTCACGATTGGGGAATGGGTACTGAGAACAGCTTGCCAACAAAATCGGGCTTGGCAAGATGCTGGCTTTAATCCTTTAATTATTGCTGTGAACCTATCGCCTAAACAGTTTCGCCAACCCAACTTAGTGGAAACAGTCGCCCAAATCCTAGCAGAAACAGGACTAGAACCACAATATCTAGAGTTAGAAATCACCGAATCAACCGCAATTGAGGATATAGAATTTACCAAAAAGGTACTCTACGATTTAGAAGCAATGGGAGTACATCTATCAATTGATGACTTTGGCACTGGTCATTCTTCCCTCTCCAGATTACAACTATTACCACTGCATAACCTCAAAATTGACAGTTCTTTTATTCGTGAGTTAACAACAGATACTAGAGTTGCCCATATTGTCAAAGCTATTGTTACGTTGGGGAGAAGTTTGGGTTTAAAACTCACCGCCGAAGGAGTAGAAAAACAAGAGGAAATAGACTTCTTAAAATCTATTCATTGTGAAGATGTCCAAGGCTTCTATTTTCATCGGCCACTATCTGCGGAGAAAGCCACAGAAGTTCTCCAGCGTAAAAGCGGAAGGAGTCAATAAAGGACTTTCAACTGAGAAAATATTCTCTTGCTGTGTAGGTAAGGGAGGAGGGGGAGAAACAGTTGTGTGAAGTCGAGAAATAGGGATAATTTATTTTTTGGATTTTCCTAATTTGTTGACTGATAAAGTATTGAAGTTAGTCCACTCTACCCCCTGCTCCCTGCTCTCTACCTATTCTTCCGTCCTCTTCCTACCTCCTGTTTTACCGTCGGTAAAATTTCAAATTCAAAATTACCCACAAGACGGTTATCAACATATACGTGAATTGTATGTTTACCTGGGGGATCTCCAGGTGCGATCGTCCAAAAATTCTCAATCACTCCGTTTTTGGCTAACTGGGTGCGATGGGAAATCGCCTCAGTACCATCAGGTGATAATTTAAAGTTTTCACCGTTATCTGTAGCCCAAGTTTCTGGCGGTTTGGGTAGTCGGATAACTTCTCGCCATGTGACTTCACCCTGAACATTTTGCAGTTGAATTCGCCAGCCATATCTACTACCTTCCTCTAGCACCACTTTGGTGGTAGGAGTAAAGTGAAATGTGCCTTGAGAGTCAATTTTGGCAACACCAAATTCAGCTTTACTAACTTCAATCTGTGGGATTTTGTTTAACTGAGACTGAGAGGGTGTTTTGGTGTTATTGGCGAAAACTGAGGGATGATCAACTATCCCAGATATCAGCAAAGAAGAAGTAAGTACAAATGTTGCAGCCCAAATTCTCATGAGCAAAATTTTTTTTGGTGAGTTACTGGTACTTATTCAACTACTTTTTGTCCCCTTCCGGTAGGGCGTTTATTGATTTTGATCATTCTTGTCCCATCCGAAAATCAAGTGAGTGTGCTTGATGTTAATAGATAATACTTACGTGGTTGAATTATATGAGTCAACGCATAGCCTTAATTGTGGCGATCGCTACTTTAGTGATTTTAGGATTACTGTCATTATTTCCTTACATTGCCTGGTCTTGGCCGCTAGAGTTAATTAGCCATTTTCGCTACCAATATTTTATTTTATCATTGTTAGCCACTATCATTTTATTTATTTTATGGCGAATTAGATATCTGAAGCACAAAATATTATTTCTCACTGCTATATTATTACTGGGCATTAATTTAGTTGAAGTATTGCCTTGGTATTTACCCCACAATCAACAAATCACTACTCATGCAGCTAAACCATTACGGGTTTTATCTTTTAATTTAAATATTCAAAATCATGACCAGGATAAAATCGTCGATTTAGTTACAGATAGCCAAGCTGACATAGCCTTATTGTTAGAAATTGATCAACAAGCTTTTAGTATAATTCAGCCCCAGTTAAAACCCAGTTTTCCCTATACTTTTAGAAGTCCAGGTGGCGGGTTAGCTCTTTTTAGTAAGTTTCCTATCCAAGATGCTAGGGCTGATAACTTCAATAAAAAAGCTAAACATAATTTAGTAGCCAACTTAGCAATAGATAACCAATCAATTACATTTATTGGTACTCATCCATTAGTGCCAGTCAAACCAGCAAATTTTCATAGTCGCAATCTCCAGTTAGCTGCTATTGCTGAATATATTCAAAATATAAATCAGCCGTTGATTTTAGCAGGAGATTTTAATTTAACACCTTGGTCGCCTTATTACCGTAGATTTGTCAATAAAACTAAGTTACATAACACTCGCTTAGGTTTTGGTATTTTACCTAGCTGGCCAAGACCTGCAAATCATGTTAATTTCCCCCATTGGTTAATTCCCATAATCAATATTCCAATTGACCACTGCTTTGTAAGTAAACACTTGCAAGTGGCAAGAACATATACAGGAGGCAATGCCAATTCTGATCATGCAGCTTTGATTACAGAATTAGTTTTACCTTAGAAAATGCTGAGATATTTGCTTGATAATTTTCAGGAAAATAACATTCAGTTGAGTTAAGTTAATAATGGAGAATATCACAAATATTTCTGTTATAACTAGACTGAATCAAAGTTAGAAATTCGGGTTTTGTAATTTTTGGTAGCTGAGGTTATTTATGAAATACTTTTATATCAGCTTAGTCTGTCTTGTGAGTGCGATCGCAGTTAGCCCAAGTGCCTATGCTAACGAAGAAAATCCCCAGGAAATGGTGAGTGAACGTCATGAAGCCGCGACTTTGTTAACAGAACCAGTCAGCATCAATAGTCAGTGGCATCATGGCAATAACCTGCAAAATACTGCCACTTCCATTTCAGTCGCACAAGATCCACAATGTCAATCCTTAAACCCCTTAGAATTTCTCGAAAATCCTGATGCTATTGTGAAAAAATGCCAAGAGTTACGCAATAATCAAATCATACAACGAACGGAACCCGTTGAGTATCTCAAGGTTCCTCGTCTAGATTCTGGCTTAAAGCTAACTGTGACTAAATTTTAAATATCAGGTAGACAAAATAAAAATAAGTTTCACGCATTAAAAAAGGTATTTGACTTTGTAAACTACGATAACGGGTAGTAGGTGTAGGTGATGGATAAGCATCTATCTACTCGGTTACTCCCGTAACTGAGAGAGTAACAAAACGGTTGTGTAGACTTAGATAAGGGTGGTGGCTACTCATTTGGCTACCACTATGAAACAAAGAAACAAACGCGGTACAGTAGGAATTGAAACCAAACAAGGTAAGTTGCGTTTAAGACTACCTAGAACAATTTGTAACGTAAATTGTCGATACATCTCTACGGGTTTAGACGATACACCAGATAACCGTCGGAAGGTACAAGTCACAGCTTGGCAGATAGAAGAAGATATCCAAAACGGGAAGCTTGACCCAACATTATCACGGTATAAGTTTAACCAACCTAGTGTCATCATTACACGTATAAAAGATGAGCCAGACTTGCAACAGCTTTGGGCAGCTTATTGTGAATATAGACAACCATTAGTAGCGTATACTACCTACAAACAAAAATACTTAACCCACTACGCCAACCATATACAACGCTTACCATCACATAAGCTTACCGACTCTAAAAATATCAGACATTACCTTGTCACTACGTATTCTCAAGACATAGCCAAACGGGTTTTAATTCAGTTAAACGCTTGCTGTAAATGGGCATTAGCTGAGGGTTTAATAGATAACAACCCGTTTGTCGGTATGGCTAATGAGTTGTCATATAAGTGGTCATCAGATGCAATAGACCCGTTTACGTTCTCAGAGCGTGACGCTATTCTCAACGCTTACCGAGAACACCATACATACAGTCATTACTACAACTTCATCTGTTTTCTTTTCTACACTGGTTGCCGACCAGGTGAAGCCTGTGCATTAAAGTGGCGATACATCAGTGATAAATATATTCTGTTTGCGGAAACTTGGAACGCTCGTTATCAACTCACAAAACAAACAAAGACAGGTAAAAGCAGACGCTTTCCTATTAACGAGCAACTACGAGCGTTGCTCGACAGTGTAAAGCTAACGTCAAGCTATTCACCTGACTCATACTTATTTACAACCCATTATCACCACAAACCTATAAGTAATGAACGAATAACCTATCTGCTGGGTTGGCGCGAGATAGTTAACGGTTTGGTAGATGTTGGTTTAGTTGCTAGATACCGTCCGGTTTACAACACTCGTTCTACATTTATTAGCCTCACTTTAGAAGCTGGGTTAACGGTTTCACAGGTTGCCTCCCTAGTTGGGAATACTCCACAGGTCTTACTCCGCCATTACGCATCATCTCAAGTGAAAGATGTACCTGTGTTTTAACCATTCAACTTTTAGCGTTATCAACAAATAACCATAGACCCTCATCTATGAGAAACGCTGTAATGACAGTTTATCGTTAGTGAATTGTAAAGCTGTCGTGTCG contains:
- a CDS encoding ShlB/FhaC/HecB family hemolysin secretion/activation protein; translated protein: MPPTFTVSGLTLSILPLLSGMDLPVMKAQAVENAPSATILQNHQGNNLPLGVPQSLSYPVGDELLLSQQLPPPQDVQPPLYPNLPPTQPIQPLPSPDQLLQPTPDTQPQQPPPVNTVQTITVERFEVVGSTVFSAEELAKVTAEFTNRPITLAELFQARTKITELYVNKGYITSGAYIPPQAIKSGVIKIQVVEGRLEDIQVTGTRRLNPNYVRSRLAIATQPPLNRDKLLEALQLLQLNPLIANLSADLSAGARPGTSLLQVQIKEARTFNTQLALDNGRSPSVGSFRRRLQVNEANLLGLGDGLSLAYANTDGSNTFDFNYTLPINPRNGTISFSVGTSASNVIEEPFNILDIESASRYYELTFRQPLIQTPTQELAVGLTASRRESEATYIDGARIPFPSLGADDNGSTRISALRFFQEWTTRNNRQVIALRSQFNLGIGAFNATVNQDAPDSRFFSWQGQAQWARLLAPDTLLIVRANTQLASRTLLPLEQFGVGGLDSVRGYRQDFLLSDNGAFASAEVQIPILRLSQSRGGLQIVPFADLGVAWNNSRSNPDPNTLASVGLGLRWFQGDRFTARLDWGIPLVSVDSQTNTWQENGLYFSVLYNPF
- a CDS encoding EAL domain-containing protein → MSGNEREKIRHLLVVQDLQGQRTIILHEATYSIGRHSSNAIILYSRSVSRQHAILLRVTVPGTEQYGFRIIDGNFKGQGSTNGLIVNGERCVSHNLRHGDIIHFGSNQAQAKYYAISNLSEEALNESVNADNLSDFLTEQSQPVTPFHTLVVDPNFEGASDAALARLASFPEMIPNPIIETDLEGNLTYLNPAATVKFPRLREMGKEHPILEGILTEVQNRKVNSFVREVQFGQEVFEQSVHFLAESDLIRTYIIRDITEQKQAELELYQRDRLLEAVARAANYLLGEMDYETGVDKALAVLGEAAKVDRAYLFKNHFHPLTGEIAVSLQCEWTRFPLPTSRHHWQNQLYELPALSRWYTVLSNGQLINGITKDFPANEQGILLRDGIQSLLLVPLRLDEQFCGFLGLADCTQERIWSQHEESALLTMAASISGAWQRQQVEEKIRYQALHDLLTGLPNRLLFDELLGKALANATRSNESLAVIFLDLDRFKIINDTLGHTLGDRLLQSVAQRLQTSLRSGDTVARWGGDEFTILLPRIHFLEEVTQVAWRILKAFENVFYLEGHELYVSASLGIALLDEHSPDAETLIQHADTALYHAKDEGRNNYQFYTTSLSAKTPDILNLDKNLRYALERGEFTVYYQPQINLYSEQITGMEALLRWQHSEMGIVAPSVFIPLAEESGLIVTIGEWVLRTACQQNRAWQDAGFNPLIIAVNLSPKQFRQPNLVETVAQILAETGLEPQYLELEITESTAIEDIEFTKKVLYDLEAMGVHLSIDDFGTGHSSLSRLQLLPLHNLKIDSSFIRELTTDTRVAHIVKAIVTLGRSLGLKLTAEGVEKQEEIDFLKSIHCEDVQGFYFHRPLSAEKATEVLQRKSGRSQ
- a CDS encoding endonuclease/exonuclease/phosphatase family protein; the protein is MSQRIALIVAIATLVILGLLSLFPYIAWSWPLELISHFRYQYFILSLLATIILFILWRIRYLKHKILFLTAILLLGINLVEVLPWYLPHNQQITTHAAKPLRVLSFNLNIQNHDQDKIVDLVTDSQADIALLLEIDQQAFSIIQPQLKPSFPYTFRSPGGGLALFSKFPIQDARADNFNKKAKHNLVANLAIDNQSITFIGTHPLVPVKPANFHSRNLQLAAIAEYIQNINQPLILAGDFNLTPWSPYYRRFVNKTKLHNTRLGFGILPSWPRPANHVNFPHWLIPIINIPIDHCFVSKHLQVARTYTGGNANSDHAALITELVLP
- a CDS encoding tyrosine-type recombinase/integrase, producing MKQRNKRGTVGIETKQGKLRLRLPRTICNVNCRYISTGLDDTPDNRRKVQVTAWQIEEDIQNGKLDPTLSRYKFNQPSVIITRIKDEPDLQQLWAAYCEYRQPLVAYTTYKQKYLTHYANHIQRLPSHKLTDSKNIRHYLVTTYSQDIAKRVLIQLNACCKWALAEGLIDNNPFVGMANELSYKWSSDAIDPFTFSERDAILNAYREHHTYSHYYNFICFLFYTGCRPGEACALKWRYISDKYILFAETWNARYQLTKQTKTGKSRRFPINEQLRALLDSVKLTSSYSPDSYLFTTHYHHKPISNERITYLLGWREIVNGLVDVGLVARYRPVYNTRSTFISLTLEAGLTVSQVASLVGNTPQVLLRHYASSQVKDVPVF